In Listeria monocytogenes, the following proteins share a genomic window:
- the comGB gene encoding competence type IV pilus assembly protein ComGB — translation MAFFQRTNWKEDGEFLIRVASLLEKGFSLDATISYLSITSPKYRKRYEQIITSLSNGNSFSYALSKNGFPEFICSQLHYASSHGYFLQTIHETGVHMKRKAEEKNALMKTFQYPLVLFSTVIIVFFLLRIFLLPKFELLFTQLSTNGTVGTKFTYFLLEKVPVLLGIFLLSLFLIFSFIIRKQKQKNAYDRAYFYCRIPYIRQFSRIHYSQYLSRELGYLLKSGLSITHIMHLFAQEESPAFFQAIARQILPTLEQGLSLTKALEKMPIFEKELYYIAIHGEKNGNLAEEFLFYYNLCHQKSLQKTEKLFSFIQPIVFIVIGILIVSIYLSILYPMFSMVNHI, via the coding sequence ATGGCTTTTTTTCAGCGCACTAATTGGAAAGAGGACGGAGAATTTTTAATTAGAGTTGCCAGTTTACTCGAAAAGGGATTCTCATTGGATGCAACCATTAGCTATTTAAGCATTACTTCACCCAAATATCGCAAAAGATATGAACAAATTATCACTTCACTTTCAAACGGAAATTCTTTTTCCTATGCTCTTTCAAAAAACGGATTTCCTGAATTCATTTGTTCACAACTTCATTACGCTTCTAGTCACGGTTACTTTTTGCAAACAATTCACGAAACCGGCGTCCATATGAAAAGAAAGGCGGAGGAAAAAAACGCATTAATGAAGACCTTCCAATATCCACTAGTCTTATTCTCTACAGTTATTATTGTGTTCTTCTTGCTTCGAATTTTTCTCTTACCTAAATTCGAACTTTTATTTACACAACTATCAACTAACGGCACTGTCGGAACTAAATTCACTTATTTCCTGCTTGAAAAAGTTCCAGTTTTATTAGGAATTTTTTTACTTAGCCTTTTTCTAATTTTCAGCTTCATTATTCGAAAACAAAAGCAAAAAAATGCTTACGACCGAGCTTATTTTTATTGTCGTATTCCATATATTCGCCAATTTTCAAGAATTCATTATTCGCAATACCTTTCGCGCGAACTCGGATATCTGCTGAAAAGTGGTTTATCTATAACGCATATCATGCACCTCTTCGCGCAAGAAGAATCTCCCGCATTCTTTCAAGCAATCGCCAGGCAAATTCTTCCCACGCTTGAACAAGGATTATCACTAACAAAAGCACTAGAAAAAATGCCTATATTTGAAAAAGAACTTTATTACATTGCTATCCACGGTGAAAAAAATGGTAATTTAGCTGAAGAATTTTTATTTTATTATAACTTATGTCATCAGAAATCACTTCAAAAAACCGAAAAATTATTTTCATTTATCCAACCAATTGTTTTTATCGTTATTGGTATTTTAATTGTATCCATTTATTTGTCCATTTTATATCCCATGTTTTCTATGGTAAATCATATTTAA
- the comGA gene encoding competence type IV pilus ATPase ComGA, producing MPQKMTEHIITQALRVHASDVHIHPLSNRYLLRLRVNGTLIPLLYLPIDVGEKLISFLKFQAALDISEKRRPQSGSFEKNTNTEKIALRLSTMPGKDFHESMVIRIFRYKYPIPFLKSSVFPRSTKQIQQQCKNQTGLFLFSGSTGSGKSSSMYSLVSSIENKDELQIITIEDPVEHHSPGFLQIEVNEKASITYAPIIRSVLRHDPDILIIGEIRDAETAKIVVRAALTGHLVLSTVHAGDAYGVLLRLLEFGISSEELAQCLLGISFQKLTHLVCTFCGEKCHPLCTHLHRKRTAIYEVLTQQDIKAYFQSNKQQIKPKYPIKRTFEKGVAYGFFSAH from the coding sequence ATGCCGCAAAAAATGACAGAACACATCATAACTCAAGCATTACGTGTCCATGCAAGCGATGTTCATATTCATCCACTCTCAAACCGCTACTTACTCCGGCTTCGGGTAAATGGGACATTGATTCCGCTTCTTTACCTTCCAATAGATGTAGGAGAAAAGTTAATATCTTTTCTTAAATTCCAAGCAGCTTTGGATATAAGCGAAAAAAGACGACCTCAATCCGGTAGTTTTGAAAAAAATACAAACACAGAAAAAATTGCTTTACGGCTTTCTACTATGCCTGGCAAAGATTTTCATGAAAGCATGGTTATTCGAATTTTTCGTTACAAGTACCCTATCCCATTTTTAAAATCCAGTGTGTTTCCTAGATCCACTAAACAAATTCAACAACAGTGTAAAAACCAAACAGGCTTGTTTCTTTTTTCTGGTAGCACAGGTAGTGGTAAGTCTAGTTCTATGTATAGCCTTGTTTCTTCTATTGAAAATAAAGATGAACTGCAGATCATTACAATTGAAGATCCTGTTGAACATCATTCTCCCGGCTTTCTCCAAATCGAAGTGAACGAAAAGGCAAGCATCACCTATGCGCCCATCATTCGCTCCGTCTTACGCCATGATCCTGATATTTTAATTATCGGAGAAATACGCGATGCAGAAACCGCTAAAATAGTTGTTCGTGCTGCATTAACTGGTCACTTAGTTTTAAGCACGGTTCATGCAGGAGATGCTTACGGAGTTTTATTAAGATTACTTGAATTCGGTATTAGCTCAGAAGAATTAGCGCAATGCTTACTCGGAATCAGCTTTCAGAAGCTGACACACCTCGTTTGCACCTTCTGCGGAGAAAAATGCCATCCCCTTTGTACACATTTGCACCGAAAAAGAACAGCTATCTATGAAGTTCTTACGCAACAAGATATAAAAGCCTACTTCCAATCTAATAAACAGCAGATTAAGCCTAAATACCCTATTAAAAGAACCTTTGAGAAAGGAGTTGCCTATGGCTTTTTTTCAGCGCACTAA
- the gcvT gene encoding glycine cleavage system aminomethyltransferase GcvT: MTELLKTPIHPLYAKYGAKTIDFGGWDLPVQFAGIKAEHEAVRTDAGLFDVSHMGEILVEGPDSTSYLQYLLTNDIEKIKIGKAQYNIMCYETGGTVDDLVVYKKSETEYILVVNAANTAKDFEWMVKNIQGDVSVTNVSSEYGQLALQGPNAEKILAKLTDVDLSSISFFGFVEDADVAGVKTIISRSGYTGEDGFEIYMPSADAGKVFEAILAEGVAPIGLGARDTLRLEAVLALYGQELSKDITPLEAGLNFAVKLKKEADFIGKEALIKQKEAGLNRKLVGIELIERGIPRHDYPVFLNDEEIGIVTSGTQSPTLGTNIGLALIDTAYTELGQEVEVGIRNKKIKAKIVPTPFYKRAK; this comes from the coding sequence ATGACAGAGTTACTAAAAACACCGATTCATCCACTTTATGCAAAATATGGTGCGAAAACCATTGATTTTGGTGGATGGGATTTACCAGTACAATTTGCTGGTATAAAAGCAGAACACGAAGCCGTGCGAACTGATGCAGGGTTATTTGACGTGTCCCACATGGGAGAAATTTTGGTGGAAGGTCCTGATAGTACTTCTTATTTACAATATTTGTTAACCAACGACATTGAAAAAATAAAAATTGGTAAAGCGCAATATAACATTATGTGCTATGAAACCGGTGGAACAGTAGACGATTTAGTCGTTTATAAGAAATCAGAAACGGAATACATACTTGTTGTTAATGCAGCAAATACAGCTAAAGATTTTGAATGGATGGTAAAAAATATTCAGGGAGATGTCTCAGTTACCAATGTATCTTCGGAATATGGACAATTAGCTTTACAAGGGCCAAACGCTGAAAAAATTCTCGCAAAACTAACGGATGTAGATTTAAGTTCGATTAGCTTCTTTGGATTTGTGGAGGATGCGGATGTAGCAGGAGTGAAAACAATCATTTCAAGAAGTGGCTATACTGGAGAAGATGGATTTGAAATTTATATGCCAAGCGCTGATGCAGGAAAAGTTTTTGAGGCAATTTTGGCTGAAGGAGTAGCTCCAATTGGTTTAGGTGCACGGGATACATTGCGCCTAGAGGCAGTACTTGCGCTTTATGGGCAAGAATTGAGCAAAGACATTACGCCACTTGAAGCCGGACTTAATTTTGCTGTTAAATTAAAAAAAGAAGCTGATTTTATAGGTAAAGAAGCGCTTATTAAACAAAAAGAAGCCGGGCTGAACAGAAAATTAGTTGGTATTGAATTAATTGAACGAGGTATTCCGCGCCACGATTACCCGGTGTTTTTGAATGACGAAGAAATCGGCATTGTGACTTCTGGTACCCAATCACCAACACTTGGAACAAATATTGGTCTTGCTCTAATTGATACAGCTTACACAGAATTAGGTCAAGAAGTAGAAGTGGGTATTAGAAATAAAAAAATAAAAGCAAAAATAGTACCAACACCATTTTATAAACGCGCAAAGTAA
- the gcvPA gene encoding aminomethyl-transferring glycine dehydrogenase subunit GcvPA: MAKHRYLPMTEQDEKEMLDVIGVKSIDDLFQDIPEKIRFKRDYDLKPAKSEPALLRELSKLASKNANTTEYASFLGAGVYSHYIPTVVDHVISRSEFYTAYTPYQPEISQGELQAIFEFQTMIAELTGMDLANSSMYDGGTALAEAAMLASGHTKRKKILISGAVHPESSNVLKTYATGQHIEVEVIPELDGKTDIEALKKALSDDIAGFVVQYPNFYGQVEPLAELEKLVHENNSLLLVSSNPLSLGLLTPPGEFGADIVVGDSQVFGIPESFGGPHCGFFAVTNKLMRKVPGRLVGETVDENGKRGYVLTLQAREQHIRRDKATSNICSNQALNALASSVAMATLGKTGLVEMAKQNLDKSHYAKQKFREKGFEVLFSDGFFNEFVVKLSKPIKEVNESLLDEGIIGGYDLGFYEEKYKHHMLVAVTEMRTKEEIDAFVASLEGAK; this comes from the coding sequence ATGGCAAAACATCGTTATTTACCAATGACAGAACAAGATGAAAAGGAAATGCTTGATGTAATAGGGGTTAAGTCAATTGATGACTTATTTCAAGACATTCCAGAAAAAATTAGATTTAAACGGGATTATGATTTAAAACCGGCAAAATCTGAACCTGCACTATTACGCGAACTATCAAAACTTGCTTCTAAAAACGCTAATACAACAGAATATGCTTCCTTTTTAGGAGCTGGTGTCTATAGTCATTACATTCCAACTGTTGTGGATCACGTTATTTCTCGTTCAGAGTTTTATACAGCCTACACGCCTTATCAACCTGAAATTTCGCAAGGGGAGTTGCAGGCAATCTTTGAATTCCAAACGATGATTGCGGAACTTACTGGAATGGACCTGGCTAATTCCTCGATGTATGACGGTGGGACAGCGCTCGCGGAAGCAGCTATGCTAGCAAGTGGGCATACAAAGCGCAAAAAGATTCTCATTTCCGGAGCTGTTCACCCGGAAAGTAGCAATGTATTAAAAACCTATGCAACTGGTCAACATATAGAAGTAGAAGTTATTCCAGAACTAGATGGCAAAACAGATATTGAGGCGCTAAAAAAAGCTCTTTCAGATGATATAGCAGGTTTTGTTGTACAATATCCAAACTTCTATGGACAAGTGGAACCTTTGGCAGAACTTGAAAAATTAGTGCATGAAAATAATTCTTTATTACTTGTATCGAGCAACCCGTTGTCTCTAGGCTTGTTAACACCACCAGGAGAATTTGGTGCAGATATTGTTGTGGGTGATTCGCAAGTATTTGGTATCCCAGAATCATTTGGCGGACCGCACTGTGGCTTCTTTGCGGTAACAAATAAATTAATGCGTAAAGTTCCTGGACGTTTAGTCGGGGAAACTGTAGACGAGAACGGGAAGCGCGGGTATGTACTAACATTACAAGCACGCGAACAACACATTCGCCGTGATAAAGCGACGTCTAATATTTGTTCCAATCAAGCGTTGAATGCATTAGCTTCTTCTGTCGCAATGGCAACCCTTGGAAAAACAGGTCTTGTAGAAATGGCAAAACAAAACTTAGATAAATCTCATTATGCCAAACAAAAATTCCGTGAAAAAGGCTTTGAAGTTCTATTTTCAGATGGCTTTTTCAATGAATTTGTTGTAAAACTTTCGAAACCAATCAAAGAAGTGAACGAATCACTTTTAGATGAAGGGATTATTGGTGGGTATGACCTTGGTTTTTATGAGGAAAAATACAAACATCATATGCTTGTAGCAGTTACTGAAATGCGGACAAAAGAGGAAATTGATGCCTTTGTGGCTAGCTTGGAGGGTGCAAAATGA
- the gcvPB gene encoding aminomethyl-transferring glycine dehydrogenase subunit GcvPB: protein MNLEETMPLVFERSIPGRIGFSLPESDVPETNAGDYFDQAYIRSVPADLPELSELEIMRHYTNLSNHNFGVDSGFYPLGSCTMKYNPKINEKVARFPGFANIHPNQPESSVQGALELLYDLQTSLVEITGMDEVTLQPAAGAHGEWTGLMLIRAFHEKNGDTKRTKVIIPDSAHGTNPASAAVAGFDVVTVKSNEKGLVDVADLKKVVGEDTAALMLTNPNTLGLFEKDIVEMAEIVHEAGGKLYYDGANLNAIMAKVRPGDMGFDVVHLNLHKTFTGPHGGGGPGSGPIGVKKELIPFLPTPVLTKKDEGYTFDYNYPDSIGRVKPYYGNFGINVRAYTYIRTMGPDGLKLVTEYAVLNANYMMRKLQEAYDLPFDQVCKHEFVLSGNRQKKLGVRTVDIAKRLLDHNFHPPTVYFPLIVGEAIMIEPTETESKETLDSFIDTMLKIAKEAEENPEIVQEAPHSTYVKRLDETRAARKPILRYQKEV, encoded by the coding sequence ATGAATTTAGAAGAAACGATGCCATTAGTGTTTGAACGTTCTATTCCGGGAAGAATTGGCTTTAGTTTGCCAGAAAGCGATGTTCCAGAAACAAATGCCGGTGATTATTTTGATCAAGCGTATATTCGTTCTGTACCAGCAGATTTACCTGAATTGAGTGAGCTCGAAATCATGCGTCATTATACTAATTTATCCAATCATAATTTTGGAGTAGATTCTGGTTTTTATCCACTTGGCTCCTGTACGATGAAATATAACCCTAAAATCAATGAAAAAGTAGCTCGATTCCCAGGCTTTGCGAATATCCATCCAAATCAACCAGAAAGCTCTGTCCAAGGCGCGCTAGAACTACTGTATGACTTACAAACAAGTTTAGTTGAAATTACTGGAATGGATGAAGTAACGCTCCAACCAGCTGCAGGAGCACACGGTGAATGGACTGGATTAATGCTTATTCGTGCCTTCCATGAAAAAAATGGGGATACAAAACGCACAAAAGTTATCATCCCAGATTCTGCGCATGGAACGAATCCAGCATCCGCGGCAGTAGCAGGCTTTGATGTGGTCACAGTGAAATCGAATGAAAAAGGACTTGTCGATGTAGCTGATTTGAAAAAAGTAGTAGGCGAAGATACAGCTGCATTAATGCTTACAAACCCAAATACACTCGGCCTGTTTGAAAAAGATATCGTTGAAATGGCGGAAATCGTTCATGAAGCTGGCGGGAAATTATACTATGATGGCGCCAACTTAAATGCTATTATGGCGAAAGTTAGACCAGGAGACATGGGCTTTGATGTCGTTCATTTAAATTTACACAAAACATTTACTGGTCCTCACGGTGGTGGAGGCCCTGGCTCTGGACCGATTGGCGTGAAAAAGGAATTAATCCCATTCCTACCAACACCAGTCCTTACGAAAAAAGATGAAGGATACACGTTTGATTATAACTACCCGGATTCTATTGGTCGTGTGAAACCTTATTATGGTAACTTCGGCATCAATGTTCGCGCGTATACGTATATTCGCACGATGGGCCCAGATGGTTTGAAATTAGTGACAGAATATGCTGTTTTAAATGCCAACTATATGATGCGTAAACTGCAAGAAGCTTATGATTTACCATTTGATCAAGTGTGTAAACACGAATTTGTTTTAAGTGGTAATAGACAGAAGAAACTAGGCGTAAGAACTGTTGATATTGCGAAACGATTGCTAGATCATAATTTCCATCCGCCAACTGTTTATTTCCCGCTAATTGTTGGTGAAGCAATCATGATTGAACCGACTGAAACAGAATCGAAAGAAACCCTAGACTCTTTCATCGATACGATGTTGAAAATTGCGAAAGAAGCAGAAGAAAATCCTGAAATCGTCCAAGAAGCGCCTCATAGCACCTATGTAAAACGACTAGACGAAACACGTGCTGCTAGAAAACCGATTTTACGTTATCAAAAAGAAGTATAA
- a CDS encoding rhodanese-like domain-containing protein, translating to MISWIIAIIILVILLGYEIYQFVMRRKAVKVLTEEEFKKGYRKAQLIDVREPNEFDAGHILGARNIPVTQMKNRTTEIRQDLPVYLYCQTAQRSNRAAIMLYKRGYKQVYQLKGGYRKWTGKTKSK from the coding sequence TTGATTAGTTGGATTATAGCAATTATCATTCTGGTTATTCTTCTAGGATACGAAATTTACCAGTTTGTAATGCGTCGCAAAGCAGTAAAAGTTTTAACAGAAGAAGAATTTAAAAAAGGTTATCGTAAAGCACAGTTAATTGATGTTCGCGAGCCAAATGAATTCGATGCTGGACATATTCTTGGAGCTAGAAATATCCCAGTTACACAAATGAAAAACCGTACAACAGAAATTCGTCAAGATTTACCAGTTTACTTATACTGCCAAACAGCACAACGTAGTAACCGTGCAGCAATTATGCTTTACAAACGCGGATACAAACAAGTGTATCAGCTTAAAGGCGGCTACCGTAAATGGACAGGAAAAACTAAATCTAAATAA
- a CDS encoding AC76 family protein → MKKYPLIVIILLALVGIGLLMGGFKSFFTLIISVLIGTLIFTLLLRLFTNRKTDSNYQKAVKQSKNLHDPKKKTKKKRKSSFKVIDGGKK, encoded by the coding sequence TTGAAGAAGTATCCCCTCATAGTTATTATTTTACTTGCGCTTGTTGGTATTGGGCTTTTAATGGGTGGTTTTAAATCATTTTTCACCTTAATTATTTCCGTTTTAATCGGGACACTTATTTTCACCCTTCTACTGCGGCTTTTCACAAATAGAAAAACTGACAGTAATTACCAAAAAGCAGTAAAACAATCGAAAAATTTACATGATCCGAAGAAAAAAACGAAGAAAAAACGAAAATCTTCTTTCAAAGTGATTGATGGTGGCAAAAAATAA
- a CDS encoding DUF1385 domain-containing protein codes for MSKQNVPSYGGQAVVEGVMFGGRKQTVTAIRRIDGSLEYFYLEKNSPVWVMRMKKIPFLRGIVALIESSAIGSKHLAFATDRYDEDPNNPVEEEKIEKKESKVAMWLGVAVIGILSFVFAKFIMTLIPVFLAELFRPIVPGDTAQVFLESLFKLILLLTYIFAVSQTPIIKRVFQYHGSEHKVINCYEENLPLTVENVQKQSRLHYRCGSSFILFTVIVGMFIYLLVPTDPLWLRVVDRILLIPVVLGVAFEVLQLTNKCRNIPVLKYLGVPGLWLQLLTTKEPSDDQVEVAIASFNELLRVEKEGAPVDVAEPENLELLE; via the coding sequence TTGAGCAAACAAAACGTACCATCATATGGCGGTCAAGCTGTAGTTGAAGGCGTCATGTTTGGCGGCAGAAAACAGACCGTAACAGCGATTAGACGTATAGATGGTTCATTAGAATATTTTTATTTAGAAAAAAATAGTCCAGTTTGGGTTATGCGTATGAAGAAAATCCCTTTTTTAAGAGGAATTGTCGCATTAATTGAATCTAGCGCTATCGGTTCCAAACACCTCGCTTTTGCAACAGACCGATATGACGAAGATCCAAATAATCCAGTAGAAGAAGAAAAAATTGAAAAGAAAGAATCAAAAGTCGCGATGTGGCTTGGTGTTGCTGTCATCGGTATTTTATCTTTCGTCTTTGCAAAATTTATCATGACGCTCATCCCTGTATTTTTAGCGGAATTATTCCGTCCTATCGTTCCAGGCGATACGGCTCAAGTATTTTTAGAGAGTCTTTTCAAATTAATTCTTCTATTAACCTATATTTTCGCGGTTTCTCAGACCCCTATTATTAAACGAGTTTTTCAATATCACGGTTCTGAGCATAAGGTAATAAATTGTTACGAAGAAAATTTACCTTTAACGGTTGAAAATGTACAGAAACAATCGCGACTTCATTATCGTTGTGGTAGTAGCTTTATTTTATTTACAGTTATTGTTGGTATGTTTATTTATTTGTTAGTACCAACTGATCCTCTTTGGCTTCGTGTGGTCGACCGGATTTTACTTATTCCTGTCGTACTTGGTGTAGCATTTGAAGTACTTCAATTAACTAATAAATGCCGCAATATCCCAGTTCTTAAATATTTAGGGGTCCCGGGTTTATGGCTACAACTTCTTACAACAAAAGAACCGTCTGATGATCAAGTGGAGGTTGCCATCGCATCCTTTAATGAACTTTTACGAGTAGAAAAAGAAGGCGCACCAGTAGATGTAGCGGAACCGGAGAATCTGGAACTTTTAGAATAG